A portion of the Nomia melanderi isolate GNS246 chromosome 2, iyNomMela1, whole genome shotgun sequence genome contains these proteins:
- the amx gene encoding TM2 domain-containing protein 3 almondex has translation MNIIRINTKNVIFVLLAILSTTVKQASMGYESMINNMMKEANVNSTPAYSSRKEDITKLCPSGTTCSELSGECLNCNLNSSCTYGAVYVANCTVLEHIDCIGDQTFQKKYMCRYCYQTEHWEHECQQKNSCRSVASPRQYYITNCTVNSNILCLGRRKFMKNLLCNWTVGYRWSTALILSITLGGFGADRFYLGHWQEGVGKLFSFGGFGVWTLIDVILISIRYIGPADGSLYI, from the exons atgaatattatacgtATCAATACGAAAAATGTGATCTTCGTACTCCTGGCTATTCTATCGACTACTGTGAAACAAGCTTCCATGGGTTATG AAAGTATGATTAATAATATGATGAAAGAAGCCAATGTAAATTCTACACCAGCATACAGTAGTAGGAAG GAGGACATAACTAAATTATGTCCAAGTGGCACTACTTGTTCAGAATTAAGCGGGGAATGTTTAAACTGTAACTTAAATTCAAGTTGTACCTATGGGGCTGTATATGTCGCCAATTGTACTGTCTTAGAACATATTGATTGTATT gGTGATCAAACCTTCCAAAAGAAATACATGTGCCGCTATTGTTATCAAACAGAACATTGGGAGCATGAATGTCAGCAAAAAAATTCATGCAGATCTGTGGCATCTCCTCGACAGTATTATATAACAAATTGTACAGTAAATAGCAATATTTTGTGTTTGGGAAGACGTAAATTCATGAAGAATTTATTGTGCAACTGGACTGTAGGATATCGATGGTCCACTGCTTTAATTTTAAGCATTACTTTAGGGGGTTTTGGAGCTGATCG ATTCTATTTGGGACACTGGCAGGAAGGAGTTGGTAAACTCTTTAGCTTTGGAGGATTTGGTGTATGGACTCTTATCGATGTTATACTTATTTCTATAAGATATATAGGCCCAGCAGATGGATCATTATACATTTAA